The nucleotide window CTggtatttaaaaagtaataatgttggctttgaaaataaaacttaaaggaAGCGCTTCAGAAATCTCAGTAGTTCAAAATGAAGATACTGCAAGGTTCCGCTTTGCTACTTGAACTGTCAGACCTGAAAAAGAATATTATCTTACAGAATAtgtacttttcaaaataaaagcctcagtACTTGATAGAGCAGATTATCTCAAAAGTAGCTTCCTCGTGACTAAAGCAACTAAACCTGAACTGAAAAAGGGATTGTGTTGGCCTGTTCAAAGACAGCTCATATATacttttcaaaagcaaaacctCAATATTTCTTCATATTGCAAACATGAGTTCCACATAATTAGAGAAACTAAGGCCATCTTGAAAGGGTGAactttcaaaatgaaacttACGTTCATCATCGTTTAGGTTATTGTAAATGACTGTTCTTCAGTAATGAATGAACTAAACCAGTGAGGAAAAGGGGATTATTTGCCTTTTGAAtgaaattaatgtaattatctttaaaataatttatagctcaaatttaatttgatagATTCCTGGAAATATATTCTACATTAAAATGCTTCTAAGCTAGTTATGGAAGCATCACTTTTtggcatttcaaaataagagtgaATTAAACTTTTCAACATTCCTTGGTTTTCTGAGGTGTAATTGCTAACGTATAGGTTTAAAGCCAAACTTGTATCAACCAATAAGCCTTTTTGTATTGATGCACTGGGCAGTATTACAAAAAAGTTGCAAACAGTCATGGGGATGGGAGTAAATTAAGCATACCCTCAGCATACTTGATATGGTTAAGTATTGTCGTTCTCCTGCCATAGAACTTGAGAGAAACACAAAAGGCTGCAATTCAGGTTTGACATGTTTTACTTTGcctgtaaaaatgaagaaacattaTAAACAGGCTGAGCAGGTGTGGCTTGTTGAGTAGGATTGACAAGAGATGCTTTTCCATacttctgaaaagtgtgttctCGTGACTCAGGTTTGCAAAATCTGGAGACGTTTGCCAATAATGTAGTCTATTtgcaaaaatgaaactgaacctATTTGTACACCTTATAACAACCAGGATATCAGGATATCAACCATGCGGTTAAAGAGGGATAAGgattcagatttctttctcAAGCCACAGGACCTGCACTGTTTGCAGTCAGACCTTTGAATGCCAAAGTATTAGTCAAATGTGAGGCTTTCTGTTCGATAACTGAACTTTGGCCAAAGTGGGTCATGCAACAGCAAAATGATGCAAAGTAGGATGGCAAAAATAATCAAGTGAATACactggcccagtcaaagtctcaGCATCATTAAAAAATTGTGACACCACATGAAGAGAACTgtacaagaaacaaaagaactgaagcagtgtgagccagAACTTCTCCACAATTATGAGCAAGACTCATAGTCATACAGAAACTGCTTCAAGCTATTTCTGCTAAAGATGTTTCTACGAGCTAATGAGTCATGAGGCACTTATCTTTCTTTGTGATTGTAAAATATGATGTACACATGTTGCAGTtagcttcaaaaataaaaatagcttaaaataacaaatgtatATATGGTGAATAAACTGGTCTTAAATTATCATTTTAGATGAGTCGTTTGattcatgcagaaaaactgaCACAAGTTAAGTCAGCTCCAAGAAGTCATCACAGAAATGGAGCAACAGATTTTAATCTGACCATAAAACTGCGGTCGCATTTTAGTAGAAAATGGATCTTGCAGTTCAGGTGTTAAAATAGACTATCTTTCCAGACAGTTTAtgcttttatgatttttaatgcaaaaatccAAAGAAGAATACTGACTGTCTTACAGGCTTTCAGCTCAAAAGAGATACTTTTTTGAAGTTATTCACAAGCAAAATGACAGAGGGACTGACCATGTGGAGGTGGCTGTAAGTGTACCACACTCAGATCGAGTGATTCTGTATTTTCCAAGAATCAACAATCTTTTTAATGTTGGTATCAAAGTAGgaagtaatgtttttttgtttgttttttttgttgttgtttttaagtggCAGCTATTGGACCACAACTTCAGATTTACGATTATTGAGTCGAAACACATCTCCCTTTATGTTGGTGAGTGCCTCAAGATGGAAGATGCATGAAAAGTCTGTTCTGTGGGTGCATCATGAGCGTGATTGAAAAATTACACCATATACTTTAGCTTTGCATAGTTGCTGAAACTGCAAGTCATAGGAAAACGTGACCCACTTCTCGCATTTGAACTCTTTGTCCTGCAGATGAGTCTGACTTGAGGATGAGCTATGTTACCCACATACCACAGACAGCTGCGAGTCATGAGCACACCTCCACAAAGCAGCGCAATGCTGCAGTAGACATGCTGAGAAAAGACCCGAGAGACACACTCTACCAAGGTGAGAGACGTGTCTAAATGGCTCTATTTCCTGTCAACCCCGGATGCAAGTGTTGAGCAAGTTCATCAAAGCGTCAAAGGAAAACATAATCtgcatgttgtttgttttgcagtccATCTGATAAACAGCAAGTTCCTACAAAGCATTCTTCCTGACTGCACATATAACCCCACTTACAAGATCAAAGACTTCCCTCTGCTTCGTTACCAAGGACTGCAGTTTGTATGTTTTCATGAAGTTTTCGAAGTTGTGTTTACCTCACACTGCCTGTAGTACCTTCCCAATGTATTGGTACCctttaaatatgtttgctttttttatgttacaagtacaagtttaatttattttattgggctTTTATGTGATTGAGTTGTGAAGCAGAAGGAGAGATATTCCTAGTTGTATCCCTAAAGCGGTTGTAATTTCATCTTGGTTTAGATTCACTGCTCAAGACATTAACCGAAAAGGGAGATAATGGCACAACTTAACAGAACATAGCCATTTACCCTGAACTGACAAGCTGAGAAAGAAATGGTTAGAGAAGTAGCCAAAGAACACACAAGAACTCTAGATCTAGAACAACTACGCTGTTGAAATAAAGACCTGAGAAATCCAATTGGAAGTTTGCCACAAAGTCCTGCAGGAGATACCACATACATGAGCGGAAGAAAACACGCCATGGTCAGATGCCGTGTGTGTAGGCAGGGAAAGTAACACTACAGATCAACTTTATCACACAATCTGTGTGAAAAATGGAGGTGGTAGCACCATGCTGTAGGAAAGCGTTTCCTCAACATTGACAGAGTGGCTGGTCAGAGCTAAGAGGTTAATAGGCCCAGGAAAATAcagcttttaaagaaaataattaagcaTTGCACACAAagtacagttaaaaaaaaaggacttaaaCATGTCACACCTCTTGAGCTGGATCTGTCAGTACCTCCTGCCACACTGCACTATGGGAAGATGTCTGACTGGTCAAATTGTTATTGCAGTAGAATTGCCACAACTGACAAGCAACTCAGTCCAATAATAAGTTGTCTGCAGGTAATGGGCGTTAATGTGCTTTTTAGTAGTCAGAGGCTgacaaaaagaagcagaaaagcaaaagaaaatgtaattttgaggCAAAATAGTACAACCATCTGCTGTCCGTTGAAGCAGCAATCACCCACAAAACTTTCTGACTGCATGATGTTTGTAGGTCACTGCATGATTGaactggggatttttttttctttccctgcaaaatattttatttaaacagccACCTTCACCTTTTAGCAGGTTTACTTTGCTGACACGCTGTTTTGGTCTTTCACAAAAAATCTCAACACGATACTTTAGGATTTGTGTTTGGACattgaaaaactgtgaaaaggtCCAAAGGGtgttaataaaaactgttaatttgATGTTTGGTTCAactctatattttaaaatagccCAACATATCTGCCTCAGTTTGACTATATTTTGagggttttatttaataatcttACTCCAAGTAAGAGTAATTGGCATCTAAAAAtccacagtttttctttcatgttctATCTTGGCTATCCAGCTTTGTTAGAACTCCATAGTTCCTGTCTTTGTGATTGTAAACGTGATATGCTTCAAGGGTTTAtgcagtaattgttttttttattccatagGTTCAGATGTCCTACATCTACCCAAACGACTACACCCGGCTCACACATATGGAGAGAGAAAACACCTGCTTCTACCCAGAGAGCTCCTACTACAAGAAGATGTGAGACCCTTGTATAAAAATACCATGACACAGGCACATCTCAGTTAATCAGAATATCAGCAAttatcttatttatttcaataagtgAATTCAAAAAGCTAAACTTATAAAGATTCATTATGCTCAGAGTTTTATGTGTccaatttatatttcttttaattttgatgattgtggTGTAAAAATTCATTGTATTACACAGCATGTGGTCTCAATACTAATTAGTTGTGTTGATGGTAATTGCTGCATTGCATGGAGGTGATCAGTTTGTAATTGCAAAGTCCAGGTTGATTTTATAACAAGCTTCAGTTTACCTCCATTGTTCAGTATGTTGTCTCTtatcttcctcttgacaataATCCATAGACTCTTATGTCAGTCAAAGTGACACCTTCGTCATTAATCCAGGTGTTGCTACTTTTGACAGAGTGGACAGATTCGGGACTAACTAAACATGAGGAATATAACAGTAGCTAGCCTGTGTCTTAAGTATGTCCCTTTACTGGTTCATGATCCTCTCAAGGCTGTAATTATTCTTGCCACTTGTGGAACATTGTGTATCAAACTTTCCAATAATATTCTTGAGAAACTTTAGTTGGCTTCTCATCAGCTGTAATCAGCATTCACAGAAATAATCTCGAAATGAAGCACTTTGTGTGTGATGAatctatatttaataattttctgatGTATTGAGACACACCTGCTGCTGTGGATGTGCATGTTTCTACAGCTAAATTCTgtggttacaaaaaaaatatatagatacatCTATAGTGTATTGTGATATGACATTCAGTCAACTCCAAAAGCAGCCAATTCCTgtttagatgattttttttgtttccatcagGTTTGGTTTCTCTAGGTACATGAGATATGACCGCACAGATGTgtacaaaaaaggaaacagagacagaggtatttaaaaaacatttttttatttcaacttggTTACATAATCAGACAATGTTATTCTCAACTTCTGATCTTGTTTTTGGTGAATGCCAGATTTTGGTTTGCAGAGTACAAAGTCAGTCCATGAGGAGGAGAAGGACAGTTTTGGTTATGACCCCAACCACAGAGAGAATGAAACAACAGCAGACCAGATGAAGAACAATGTTTATCCAGACTACGGAGATGATTATGACAATTATGTGCAGAAGCGCCAGCGCAAGCGTTTCTCCTTTGCTACAAGAGACATTAATGTTACACTGGACAAATCTCCTGATGAAAGAGGACACATGAAAGACTTTCAGAATAGAAAAGATAAGGGTGCTGTTGCACAACCTCAAACGGAGGCAGGCAAAGCACCTAAAAAGGTATTCAAACAAGATCCGCATCAAAACAGGATGGAGTTTAAACATGAAGACTCAATCAAAAAAGTAGAACCGAAAACGAAGGTGAGCTCAGCAAAGAGACAGAAAGTCAAAGCCACCATTAAACCAGAGCAAACTAATTCTTCAGCACTTATTGGTAATGGGGATGTTAAAGCAAAGCAACAACTACCCGTTCTGCAGCATCGAAACCGGAGATATTCCAAAAAAATCTATACTCAAATACAGAAACTCAAAAGGTTTCCAGTTGAAAGCCAGGACAGGCATACAGCTATGCCTCAAAAGCCCACTGCTGTCAACAGGCAGCAGCgtccagaaacagaaaaggttctCCATCCGGACATCAACAGTCATTTCACGACTACAAACAGAAATGGCAACCAGTTTATCGGAAAATCaaatgaagtgaaaactgatCCCAGAAAAGCTCTCCGGGAAAAGGAGATAGAGCTAAATAAGCCTTTACAACAAGACCTGAATAATCACAACAATAGCGATAAAATGAGTActcaaggaaaaacaaagaattctTACTTGAGGAGAGAGTGGGATCATGCAGGAGAAGAAGATTTCACTGAGATCAGAGGAAATGCAACCCAGGGAAATTCAGATTCCACGTGGGAGCAACAAGGAGACATGGCTATGGATCCTGATGAAGAGGACTTCACTCCAACGCCAGTTTTTGATACTCAGGTCAACTGGAACCAGACCTTCCAGGTTAACCACCTGGACCTGCAGTCGCAGCGTTCTGATTGGATCGACCTTTCCTGCAACGTCTCCGGAAACTTGCTGCTGAATCCCAACGACGCTCTGACTGTTGTTTATGCCTTCATGGAACGTCTTAATGAAAAGCACAAGGGGTGAGCATTGGTTTGACTTTTTGTATGTATAATTCATACTTGCCAGCACTTCAAACAAGAAACTAAAGACCTTTTGTAGCCCATCTTCAAATGAGATGTATATTTAACTCCTAAATTGTGAAGATTTATTACCCACTGAGTGATGTATGTCAGTAtttctttcagtcattttgttgatTGTGGATCACAGCTAATGAACACTTAGTTACAATAACTAGggccaaaattatttatagcCTTGACAGTAATTCAGTAAGACTGCTGACTTACTGAAATACTCCACAAAAAGACTAGACCATGGAAGTTTAGTGCTAGAGAAGCTGGGTATTCAGAGTGTTTTGTCTTTACACATTAGTGGAAAATTTAGTGTACATTAAAAAAGGTTGGATTACAACAATATACAAGCAAAACACAAGTTTGACTGTTCCATAATCAGTTAGGTGTACATGTTTGTAAGagtttcataatatttttttggcATGATTCTTCAAGTAAGACATGTCATATATTTTTCATTAGAAtatatgacattttaattttatatttaattttaaaaatagaaatgataaTTTAGCCTGCATTTCTCTTATATTGTCCTgcattatttaagatttttactttgagttattcaaagtttatttaatctACATATTGGCATTGATATATTTATCACGTTTGACTGTGCACGCAGGCGATTCACATTGGTTCGCGTGCTTAATGTTGTTAAGCGTGTGGACGGATACAGGGGCAGCCGCTACCTCCTGGAGTTGGAGCTGAAGGATGCCAATGGCCAGCTGCTGCGTCTAACGCACTACATCTACACTCTGATTCGCCACAACCGGCAGACCAGCCAGGACTTTATCCTCCAGCACTCGCGACCTCAGCTGGTTTTGTGCAACCCGGTGGGGTTCCGCTGGAATCCCGATGCCACTGTTCATTTCATAGTGCCTGGTAAACACATCTTCCTCTTATTCCAAGACTAATGGTGAGCTGCTTTTTAGTGATGTGAactcattttgtgtttacttgtaAAACACAATGTTATTGGATATTAATTGCCAATTGTAACACTTAGGTGAAGAACATCTTTTATTAAAGGCCACATATAAATTTTATAGCCTAGCTTTTTACGGTTGACATTGGGGTTGTAGCTCATTGTAGCTATTAACTTCCATGTCCAAATTTGACAaatatccttaaaaaaaaagaacatttagtaCAAGTTagctgaaaacattaaaatagatGAAAGTGACAACCTGGTAGCAATCAGGTTGACCATTTCTATGCCAGTGTGGGCCAGCGTTATTCTAAAATAACATCTCATTGATATCCTCATAGGTAAGTCAGGTTTAGCACTGGTAATAGTGTCAGCATTGTTTCTCTCAAGAACTTTcacaaagacagatttttttggtATTAAAAAGTTGCTTGAAGCTAAGTAACTTATCTTTTCAAAGAGATCAAAATACATAGAATTTCCAAGGTACAATCAAATAGCACCCGCTGTCAAATCCTCTCTTTTTCACCtcgaaatacaaataaatatatagctGATTTATTGTGGATTACAGAGCCCATTTTTTTAGTTGTCACCTATTGTCAGTGATTATATGAGCAGGGCATGCGTTTTGTTAAGAATTTCCTTTTAACATACCTGAAGAAGTTTAAGTTGATTGATGCATTCAGAGTTGGGAGTTCTTTTCTAATTTGGTTTACCGAAATATTGTTATGTGATGAtaattttggttgttttttgtgcacatgctgtattttctttcttgagACAACCATATCATTTTTGTGAATGTGATTCTCCAGTTAAAAACCAAGCTCGGTGGGTGCAACAGCTGATTACAGATATGGAGGAAGTGTTCAGAGAAACCGGAGATTCAAATTTTAACCTGATCATCACTGACTACAGCAGCACAGACTCAGACGTGGAACAGACTCTGCAGAAATCCTCACTCCCCAGGTTTGTGCttatctgtgtttgtttagttttaatctctctttctttgtgtgAAACCTCTTTTAATGTGTACCATGTCATTGCTGGTTTAACAGGTACCAGTATGTGAAGCTGAGCGGGAACTTTGAGCGCTCAGCTGGTCTGCAGGCAGGAATTGATCTAATAGATGTGAGAACTGTAACAACACAGTAAATGTAGCACAatgttaaatgtctttttagaaTTATGATTGTAAGTTTCCTCTCGTATGTCTTTCTCAGGATGACCACAGCATCGTGTTTCTTTGTGATCTTCACATCCATTTCCCTTCTTCAATTGTGGACACAATCAGGAAGCATTGCGTGGAGGGACACATGGCTTTTGCTCCCATAGTCCTCAGACTGAACTGTGGCAGTACACCATCAGACGCCAGAGGTGAACATGCATacgttaattttgtttttcaatgactGTTCACCTGCTCCTGTAGCTTTGGTGCAGTGTGTTGGTTTACAGCTGTTTGAATGCTACATTGCTACAGATTGTAAGCCTAGTACCAAAATCCAtcctaaataaaaaactgcattttcacaCAACTGCACACAACAAAGTGCAGTTGTGTCTTGGCTCTGTAATCcgtcaaatataaatataaatctctGAGCATCTGTTCAAGATCTCAGTCACCGGCCGTCTCGTTTCATCTttgcattttcacaaaataatactTGATATACATCTGgagtaaacacaaacagccaACATTCTGCAAATTCTGACATCCAGCAAAGAATCCACCAAGAGAAGAAAGGATCTTCAGCTTGCTTGAGGTCATCTAATAATTCAGTCTAATCAGGACTTAGTATTTGTTCATGAATTAAAATAGTCATAGTCTGTAACTATAGTGAGTGTTCATCCCTTCTGTGTAAGGTTTGAAAATAACTATTATCCTTAatggtttgatgaaaaaaataagttgcaTCACAAGGATTATTGAATCCGTTTTAAAACACGTGAACATGTCAGAAAGGCAAACTGCTGAAACTTCTGCTTGAGTGGAAACATTTCCAATATAATGAGAAGATTATTAATTCATGATCAATCACAAATAATCTTCTCAATTACAtttgaatcaataaaaaatgactgttttttttttttttgcctatgcacattttatattttgccaTATATTGAGCTATATTTAAACAGTGTGACactttgtttctcttctgaCCACAGATTTTATCTAACTAAAGGAACTAATAAGGAACAACAGCGATGTTTTAGGACCTAATACTAGCAACCtaaattttaaacagaatgTACTTTTATGTGCTTCATATAACTATATGGCTCAACATAATGTATCCTGGTTAGTCCATTAGAACAAGACATGTCAATGTTTTTGATGAACAGAAACCAAACCTCTTTAGAGATGCTTCGCTTTTGGAGTTGGTTTGGTTAGAACTTCCACTTCTCCTTGACTCAAATAGTTTGAGTGGTATAAAATTACATCTATCATTGCAGTGCTTTTAGACAGTAGAAGTCAGAATTTATATCTTTACATGTTGTCAGAGTGAATTAAAGGACTGACTTAGATTTTCAGCAAAGAAATGTGCACTTCAGAGATTAGCGACTTTTCCAAATCTTTtaggtttcttgtttttgttttgcaatggGCCACATGAATTACCTCTTTTCATTAAATCCTTAaactttctgtgtgttttctttcttgtaggACCTGCATGAAATGCATGGAGCATAAATAAACATAGagtataaattattaaatgagCCATTGTAGATAATGAtatatgcacttcttgttactgtgcactattttatttttatatttgtatcatgttcgaataaaattcatttcatttcatataGGATACATAATGGTCTTCTGGAAAACAAACGACCTATCCactaataaatgtaatttttgttcatACAGGTTACTGGGAAGTGAATGGTTTTGGTTTACTGGGGATCTATAAATCTGACCTGGATGCCATTGGAGGAATGAACACTAGGGAGTTCAGAGAGCGATGGGGAGGAGAAGACTGGGAGCTCCTGGACAGGTCTGTTTGTTACTCTCTGAGGATTCCATTTAGCTggaatttattacattttaaatgcagcatCAAGTATGCTTTGGtatgttattttattcattgtccttgctttttttatttcttgtctaGATAGTGTTTTTGCTGTCTGAACTTAGCAAAGAATGGTAAAATTTAATGGGGAAGATGGATGAAGTTTTCTAGAATCAAAATCATCTCTACTGGCTAAGTTTGtgttcacaaacaaagaacatgGCTTCAGCTTTACATTATCACGGATGCCACGTCTTTAGAGGAgataaattaaagataaaaaggaaTAATATTTACACATTATATTTTACTCTATGTTTCTTTTGGTATATCACATAACGTTCAGATAAAATAACCACAAGTTAAGTGGTTGTAACttctgaaaatgacaaaaactttaaGTATGAGTTCTTTTAAAAGGTGCTGTgtgtaataaacaaaaatatttctctcggtttgtaatatttctatttacataataatttaaaactatcCACAATGCTGCTCTCTGCTTTAGGATCCTCCAAGGTGGGCTGGAAGTGGAGAGGATCTATTTGAGGAACTTTTTCCACCACTATCACTCTAAACGAGGCATGTGGAACCGGAAGATGTCAGCGAGCCATACGTGACCCCACCTCAACTTCGCCATTTGTACAACTGTGGCAACTGAAGCACTTTAAGGCTGGACCCTAACTGTGTTAAACCTGCTGACTGTCAGAGAAAGGGACATTAGATCGGTTCTTGAATTTGTTCACTCAGGCTGTATGACGAATGTGGTGATAATGGAGCTCATTGTTACCCAGATGCTGCTGCTCAGAGTTTATTCACTGGATTTGCTCCTGACTACCGTACTACTACTGCTGTAGCAAATGATGAATGGTACAGACTGCGAGTCCTCGTAGTTCACCGTGCTGTCTGCTGAAGTGCCAATCTGCATCACAGGCTGCAAGAGAATGAATTGTTCCAAAGATGAAACTGAACTTAAATACACTCCAAGAATGTATGCAAGAACACACAAGTGTCCTTTTTTTCAGCCTTGCATGTAAGTGAACTGGTAAAAAGGACggaaagaaaatgatgcttGGTTTGCGTATATCTTAAATACaactgttctttatttttataaatgacagatgtaatatttataaaatcaatttcGTGTTTAACTTTTGTTAAACATTTCGCTTTATTTTCACTCTCGGCCATATACCTCAGTTTGCTTATCAAGTGTAGATTTATTGTGTAGATTCCAATCAGCTGTGACTAATAGATGTTTGCATAGACAAGtcctttatgtatttaatttccaggattatttttatttaattcttgaaatgtggaagttttgttttatgcagTGCAGAAATAACTT belongs to Gambusia affinis linkage group LG08, SWU_Gaff_1.0, whole genome shotgun sequence and includes:
- the b4galnt3b gene encoding beta-1,4-N-acetylgalactosaminyltransferase 3 — encoded protein: MIRVFFPLKKLRRNGRYFLFATILLVGLLAVYHEIVAARAWTSHVGVNSDSSNWQKEGEDGRPDWVEDPDSWRSSFSPQAWKPEFKGQANLHVFEDWCGTSTADLRKNVHYPLYPHSRTTVQKLAVSPRWINYGLRIFGYLHPYTDGHFVFAVSSDDNSELWLSTDQSPLNVQLLAWVGKTGAEWTAPGEFEKYASQTSKPVRLSAQKRYFFEVIHKQNDRGTDHVEVAWQLLDHNFRFTIIESKHISLYVDESDLRMSYVTHIPQTAASHEHTSTKQRNAAVDMLRKDPRDTLYQVHLINSKFLQSILPDCTYNPTYKIKDFPLLRYQGLQFVQMSYIYPNDYTRLTHMERENTCFYPESSYYKKMFGFSRYMRYDRTDVYKKGNRDRDFGLQSTKSVHEEEKDSFGYDPNHRENETTADQMKNNVYPDYGDDYDNYVQKRQRKRFSFATRDINVTLDKSPDERGHMKDFQNRKDKGAVAQPQTEAGKAPKKVFKQDPHQNRMEFKHEDSIKKVEPKTKVSSAKRQKVKATIKPEQTNSSALIGNGDVKAKQQLPVLQHRNRRYSKKIYTQIQKLKRFPVESQDRHTAMPQKPTAVNRQQRPETEKVLHPDINSHFTTTNRNGNQFIGKSNEVKTDPRKALREKEIELNKPLQQDLNNHNNSDKMSTQGKTKNSYLRREWDHAGEEDFTEIRGNATQGNSDSTWEQQGDMAMDPDEEDFTPTPVFDTQVNWNQTFQVNHLDLQSQRSDWIDLSCNVSGNLLLNPNDALTVVYAFMERLNEKHKGRFTLVRVLNVVKRVDGYRGSRYLLELELKDANGQLLRLTHYIYTLIRHNRQTSQDFILQHSRPQLVLCNPVGFRWNPDATVHFIVPVKNQARWVQQLITDMEEVFRETGDSNFNLIITDYSSTDSDVEQTLQKSSLPRYQYVKLSGNFERSAGLQAGIDLIDDDHSIVFLCDLHIHFPSSIVDTIRKHCVEGHMAFAPIVLRLNCGSTPSDARGYWEVNGFGLLGIYKSDLDAIGGMNTREFRERWGGEDWELLDRILQGGLEVERIYLRNFFHHYHSKRGMWNRKMSASHT